The Sphingopyxis sp. BE259 nucleotide sequence TCTCGACGCGCTGCTCGCCGCGATCAAGCGGCGCGCGTTCGAACATAAGCTGACCCCGACGATCGGGCGCAGTCATGGCATCCACGCTGAACCCGTCACCTTTGGGCTTAAACTGGCGCAGACCTATGCCGAATTCGATCGCTGCAAGGCGCGCCTGATCGCCGCCCGCGCCGAAGTGGCCACCTGCGCCATCTCGGGCGCCGTCGGCACCTTTGCCAATATCGACCCGCGGGTCGAAGCGCATGTCGCCGCCAAGCTCGGCCTCTCGATCGAACCCGTATCGACGCAGGTCATCCCGCGCGACCGGCACGCGATGTTCTTTGCCACCCTGGGCGTCGTCGCCGGGTCGATCGAGCGGCTCGCTACCGAAGTCCGCCATTTGCAGCGCACCGAAGTTCTGGAGGCGGAGGAATATTTCTCGCCGGGTCAAAAGGGCAGTTCGGCGATGCCGCACAAGCGCAACCCGATCCTGACCGAAAACCTCACCGGCCTGGCGCGAATGGTGCGCAGCGCCGTCGTCCCCGCGCTCGAAAACGTCGCGCTGTGGCACGAACGCGACATCAGTCATTCGTCGGTCGAACGCTTTATCGGTCCCGATGCAACGATCACGCTCGACTTCGCGCTGGGCCGCCTCACCGGAGTGATCGACAAGCTGCTGATCTATCCCGAACGGATGCAGAAGAACCTCGACCGCATGGGCGGCCTCGTCCATTCGCAGCGCGTATTGCTGGCGCTGACACAGGCTGGCGCCAGCCGCGAGGACAGCTATCTGCTGGTGCAGCGCAACGCGATGCGGGTGTGGGAAAGCGACGGCCGATTGTCGCTGCTCGAACTGCTGAAGGCCGATGCCGATGTTGCCTCGCGCCTGTCAGCAGCGCAGCTGACGGAACTTTTCGACCTTGGCTATCATATGAAGCATGTCGACACGATCTTCGACCGTGTCTTCGGCGCGGCATAGGCCGGACTGGAAAGCCGCGCCAATCTGGCATAGGGTCGTGAGCGACCGACAGAGGAGCATGTTATAGTGGGAATTCTGCGGACAATTATCTGGGTCTTGCTGACCGCGATATTGGTCATTTTCGCGATGGCGAATTGGCTGCCGGTGACCGTCACCATCTGGCCGGGTCAGGTGCTCGACACCAAATTGCCGGTCCTGATACTCGCCGCCTTCCTGATCGGCAGCGTGCCGATGTGGATCGCGCTTCGCACCACCCGCTGGTCGCTGAAGCGCCGCCTCGACACCAGCGAACGCCAGCTTGCCGACATGCGCGCGCTGGCCAATCGCCCCGTCGAGCCCGTCGCCGCCCCGACGCCGGTCAATGACATTCCCCCTTCACCGCTGGAGACACCATGAGCTCGCCGCTTTATCTCGCCATCGATCATCCGCACCTCGACGCTGCGGTCACGCTGGCGCAAAAGGTGCGGCATCATGTCGGCGGGCTGAAGCTCGGCCTCGAATTTTTCTGCGCCAACGGCCATCATGGCGTCCATGAAATGGCGAAACTCGGGCTGCCGATCTTTCTCGACCTAAAGCTCCACGACATTCCCAATACCGTTGCCAAGGCGATTCAGGCGCTTCGCCCGCTCGAACCGGCCATTTTGACTGTGCATGCCGCGGGCGGCCGCGCGATGCTGGAGGAAGCCAAGGCGGTGGCGGGGCTCAACACCAAGGTCGTCGCGGTCACCGTGCTGACCAGCCTCGACGCACCTGATCTCGAGGACATCGGCGTCGGCGGCACCCCGCACGACCAAGTCGTCCGCTTGGCAGCGTTGGCGCGCGAAGCCGGGCTCGACGGCATCGTCTGCTCGGGCCAGGAAGTGAAGGCCGCCCGCAAGGCGTGGCCAGGCGGCTTTTTCGTCGTCCCCGGCGTGCGGCCTTCAAACGGCAGCGCGGGCGACCAGAAACGTGTCGTGACTCCGGCCCAGGCGATGGCCGATGGCGCGTCGATCCTGGTTGTCGGCCGCCCGATCAGCCAGTCGCCCGACCCCGATCTTGCCGCGCGGGAAATCGAAGCGACGCTGTAGGAATTTTCCCATTGCCGTTCGTGTCGAGCGAAGTCGAGACACCGCTCCGACAAGCGTAAGGCCGGGGCGCATCTCGACTTCGCTCGATGCGAACGGATAGCTAGAGCCTGTATCCATGCCCCCCTTCGTCAAAATCTGCGGCCTTTCCACCCCCGATACCGTCGATGCGGCCATTGAACTGGGCGCGACGCACATCGGTCTGGTGCACTATGAGCCGAGTTCGCGTCACGTTGATCTGAAAACCGCCGCCGAATTGCGCAAGCGCGCCGGGCGCCACGTCCAGGTCGCACTGTTGCTCGTCAACGCCTCGCAGCAACTGACCGCCGACGCGCTGGCCGCGGTGCGGCCCGACATCATCCAGTTTCACGGCAACGAGACCCCCGAATGGCTCGCCGTCGTGAAACGGCTGGTGCCCGCACAGGTGTGGAAAGCCGTCGGCCTGAAAGACGCCGGCACGCTGGACCGGATCGGGAAGTATCAGGGAATCGCCGACCGCATCCTGTTCGACGCCCCAGCGGCAGCGATGCCGGGCGGCACCGGCACACGCTTCGACTGGTCGCTGCTCAAAAACCATCGCCACTCGATGGATTGGGGCGTCGCCGGCGGCCTGACCCCGGCCAACGTCGCCGAAGCGATCGCGGCGACCGGGGCGCCGCTCGTCGACGTCTCATCGGGGGTCGAAAGCGCACCCGGCGTGAAGGATGTGGACAAGATGGCGGCTTTCCTTAAAGCGGTCGCCACATGTTGACGGCACATTCCTTTACGCTGCGCATCGGAAAACGATGGCGCTGATCGCTTCAAATCCCAGTTTGAGCGAGCGCCCACCCTATTGCCGATGGAAACGATCATGACCGATACGACGACCCTTCCCAACAGCTTGCGCACCGGCCCCGACGCGCGCGGCCATTTTGGCCAGTTCGGTGGCCGCTATGTCGCGGAAACGCTGATGCCGCTGATCCTCGACCTCGAACGTCATTATCGCGCCGCACAGGCCGACCCGGCATTCAAGGCCGAATTCGACTATCTGCTCGAACATTATGTCGGTCGCCCCAGCCCGCTGTGGTTCGCCGAGCGGCTGACCGAGCATCTCCGCGCAGGCGCCGACGAAGGCTTGGGCGCGAAGATTTATCTGAAGCGCGAGGATCTCAACCACACCGGCGCCCACAAGATCAACAATTGCATCGGCCAGATCCTGCTCGCCAAACGGATGGGCAAGACCAAGATCATTGCCGAAACCGGCGCGGGCCAGCACGGGGTCGCCACCGCGACCGTCGCGGCGCTGTTCGGCCTGCCGTGCACCATCTTCATGGGCGCGGTCGATGTCGCGCGGCAACAGCCGAACGTGTTCCGCATGAAATTGCTAGGCGCCGAAGTCGTCGCGGTCGAAAGCGGCGCCAAGACGCTGAAGGACGCGATGAACGAGGCGCTGCGCCACTGGGTCGCGAACGTCGACGACACTTTCTACATCATCGGCACCGTCGCGGGGCCGCACCCTTATCCGCAGCTCGTCCGCGATTTCCAATCGGTGATCGGCGACGAAGCCAAGGTGCAAATCCTGGCGGCCGAGGGCCGCCTGCCCGACATGTTGATCGCGCCCGTCGGCGGCGGATCGAACGCCATAGGCCTGTTCCACCCGTTCCTCGACGACCCCGAGGTCGAGATCGTCGGCGTCGAGGCGGCGGGCGAGGGTTTAGAAGGCAAACACGCCGCCAGTCTGGCGGGCGGCAAGCCCGGCATCCTGCACGGCAACAAAACCTATCTGTTGCAGGACGACGATGGCCAGATCACCGAGGCGCACAGCATCTCGGCGGGTCTCGACTATCCCGGCATCGGACCCGAACACAGCTGGCTCCACGACATCGGCCGTGTGCGTTATGAACCCGTCACCGATGCTGAGGCGCTGGCGAGTTTCCAGAAACTGACCAAGCTCGAAGGCATCATTCCCGCGCTCGAAAGCGCGCATGCCGTCGCCGCCGCCGAACGCATCGCGCCGACGCTGGGCAGGGACAAGATCATCATCGTCAATTGCTCGGGGCGCGGCGACAAGGACATTTTCACCGTGGCTGACGCGCTGGGGGTCGCACTGTGACCCGGTTCGCCACCGCTTTCGCCAAGCCCCACCCGGCGCTCGTCACCTTCATCACCGCGGGCGACGGCGACACCGCGGCCAACCTCGATGCGCTCGTCGCGGGCGGCGCCGATGTGATCGAACTTGGGATGCCGTTCACCGATCCGATGGCCGACGGCCCGGCGATCCAGCAGGCAAACCTGCGCAGCCTGGCCAAGGGCACGACCACCACCGACATCTTTACGCTGGCAGCGGCTTTTCGGGGCCGCCACCCTGATGTCCCGCTGGTGCTGATGGGCTATGCCAATCCGATGACGATCCGAGGCGGCGACTGGTTCGCCGCCGAATGTGCGAAAGCGGGGGTGGACGGCATCATCTGTGTCGACATCCCGTCCGAGGAAGACCCTGAACTCGGCCCCGCGCTGCGCGCTGCCGGGGTAGATCTCATCAGGCTTGCCACCCCAACCACCGACGCGGCGCGCCTGCCCGACGTGCTCAACGGCGCCAGCGGTTTCCTCTATTATGTGTCGGTCGCGGGCATCACCGGCCAACAGCAAGCCGCGCAGGCGAGCATCGACGAAGCCGTCGCGCGTTTGAAGGCCGCGACCGATCTGCCGATCGCGGTCGGCTTTGGCGTTCGCACCCCGGCTCAGGCCGCCGAAATCGCGAAGGTCGCCGACGGCGTCGTCGTCGGATCGGCATTCATCGACATCATCGCCGAGCATGGCAACGCCGCGGCGCCACATGTCGAAGCCTTCACCCGCAGCCTCGCCGCTGCTATCCATGGCGCAAAGGAGATCGCCGCATGAGCTGGCTCGACCGCGTCCGCAACGCCCTGCCCTTCGCAGCCAAGCGCGATACCGCCGACAACCTGTGGCACAAATGCCGCCAGTGCCAGCAAATGGTGTTCGTCAAGGAATGGGAGGACAATCTCAACGTCTGCCCGCGTTGCGACCATCACGACCGCATCGGCGCCACCGAGCGTTTCGCGCAGCTGTTCGACGGCGGCCAGCATGAGATGCTGTCCGCTCCGCCAGCGCCCGAAGATCCGCTGAAATTTCGCGATACCAAAAAATATGTCGATCGGATCAAGGCGGCGCGCGCGCAGACCGGCGACCGCGACGCCTATCAGAATGCGTTCGGCCGTATCGCCGGTCAGCCAGCCGTCGTCGGCGTCCAGGACTTCGCCTTCATGGGCGGTTCGATGGGGGTCGCGGTCGGCGAAGCCTTTGTCGCGGGCGTCGAACAGGCGATCAAACGCCGCTGTCCGTATATCGCCATCACAGCCGCGGGCGGGGCGCGGATGCAGGAAGGCACGCTGTCGCTGATGCAGATGCCGCGCGCCACCGTGGCGCTGGCGCGCCTGCGCCGCGCCGGTCTTCCTTATGTGGTGCTGCTCACCGACCCGACGACCGGCGGTGTCACTGCCAGCTATGCGATGCTCGGCGATGTCCAGATCAGCGAACCCAAGGCGCTGATCGGCTTCGCAGGCCAGCGCGTGATCGAAAATACGATCCGCGAAAAACTGCCCGAAGGTTTCCAGCGCGCCGAATATCTGCTGGATCACGGGATGATCGATATGGTCGTGCATCGGAAAGAGTTGCCCGAGACGCTGGGGCGGTTGATCGGGTATCTGGCGCCGGAAAAGGCGGCTTAGGGTCACCGACAATCTGCCTCTTCCCTCGTCACCCAGGACTTGGTCCAGGGTCCATACCACAGGCGGAGTGAATGGATGCCGGATCAAGTCCGGCATGACGAAGATGAGGAAGGTCTGACGGCAATTTTAAGATCAAGGCTTTAACAATGCCCGACCACGCCCGCTCCTCCGACCCCGCCGTCCAGACTCAACTTGACCGCCTCGCCGCGCTCTCGCCGGGCCGCGACATCCTGGGCCTCGAACGCGTCGCCGAGCTTTGCGCCCGCCTCGGCAACCCGCAAAACCAGCTGCCGCGCACCTTCCACGTCGCAGGCACCAACGGCAAAGGCTCGACCTGCGCCTATCTGCGCGCGATCCTCGAAGCGCAGGGGCGCCGCGTCCACAGCTACACCAGCCCGCATCTCGTCCGCTTCAACGAACGCATCCGTCTGGCCGGAACGCTGATCGACAACACCCTGCTTGCGGCGCTGCTCGAAGAAGTGCTCGACGTCGCGGCTGACCTGCGCGCCAGCTTTTTCGAGATTACCACCGCAGCCGCTCTCCTCGCCTTTGCCCGTATCCCCGCCGACGACTGCATTATCGAAGTCGGGCTCGGCGGCCGCCTCGATGCCACCAACATCATTCCGCCGCCTGCGGTGTGCGGCATCGCGTCGCTCGGCATAGATCACGAGGCGTTTCTGCTGGCGCCCGAAGATGGCACCCCTGACGATCCGGCGGTTCGCATCGCGTGGGAAAAGGCGGGCATTTTCAAACCCGGTGCCGCGCTCGCGACGCTCGCCTATCCGGAATCGCTGATGCAGATCATCAGCGAGCGTGCCGCCACGGTCGGCGGCACATTGTTTTCCGAGGGCGACACCTGGCGCGTCGATGCCGCGGGCGATGGCTTTCACTGGCGGTCCGAATTTGGCTCGATCGAAGCGCCGCTGCACACGCGCATGCCCGGCGCGCACCAGCATCGTAATGCAGGGCTGGCGATCGCCATGCTCAGCATTGCGCCGCACCCGCGCCCGAGGGAGGCTGAAGTTGTCCAAGGGATCGCCAACGCCTTCTGGCCGGGCCGAATGCAGCGGCTAAACAAAGGCCCGCTCACCGCGCGCCTGCCCGTCGATCGCGATTTATGGGTCGATGGCGGCCATAATCTCGACGCCGCCCGCGAACTTGCGAAACTGCTCGCCGGGTCGCTCGCCCGCGACCAAAAGATCGACGTCGTCCTCGGTATGCTGGCGAACAAGGACGCCGCCGGCTTCCTCACCCTGCTCGCCCCGCATATCGCGCGCGTCGCCGCGGTGCCAATCGCCGGGCACGAGCATCACAGCCCCGCAGCACTTGCTGAAATTGCGCGCCAAGCCGGTATCGCCAATGCGATGGTCGCGAGCGACATCGGCGCAGCAATCGATGATCTGGCGGCGAACAACCCGGCGCCCGCGACCCTGATCAGCGGTTCGCTTTATCTCGTCGGTCAGGCGCTCGATCTCAACGCGCAGCTTCCGGTCTAACCGACGGTCGACTTAGCGTAGCGGTGGGAGGAAGGTCCTCACCCTACCCCAGTTCCGCCAGCATCCGCTTGGCCCAGTCATACATTTCGGCATTGGCCCTCAGCATCGCCGGCGGGGTGCGCTTCTTGCGCATTTCGACTTCGTTCAGCACCGCCCGCGCCGCCGCCTTGTCGCCGTCGGCAATCAGGATCGCCGCCATGCGGCACCGCACTTCATCGCCCGGCACTCGCTCGACCATGCCGCGATACAGCGCCAGCGCATCGCCGCCGCGACCGTCGAGTTCGGCGACCTTGGCGCGCAGCGGGTCGCGCCGGTCCTGCTCGGACTGCGACGTCGTTTTGGGGCAACCGGTCGAGCGCCGCCAGCGCGACGAAGATCAGGAACCAGGCGCCGCCTTCAGCGCATTGCCCTTCCACGCCAGCAACGCGCCGACGCCAAAGGCCG carries:
- the purB gene encoding adenylosuccinate lyase, which encodes MVPRYARPEMTAIWSAENRFRIWFEIEAHATDALAELGTVPKSAAKALWDWWATKPVIDVAAIDAIEAITKHDVIAFLTWVSENVGDEARFMHQGMTSSDVLDTCLAVQLAQAADLLIADLDALLAAIKRRAFEHKLTPTIGRSHGIHAEPVTFGLKLAQTYAEFDRCKARLIAARAEVATCAISGAVGTFANIDPRVEAHVAAKLGLSIEPVSTQVIPRDRHAMFFATLGVVAGSIERLATEVRHLQRTEVLEAEEYFSPGQKGSSAMPHKRNPILTENLTGLARMVRSAVVPALENVALWHERDISHSSVERFIGPDATITLDFALGRLTGVIDKLLIYPERMQKNLDRMGGLVHSQRVLLALTQAGASREDSYLLVQRNAMRVWESDGRLSLLELLKADADVASRLSAAQLTELFDLGYHMKHVDTIFDRVFGAA
- a CDS encoding LapA family protein — translated: MGILRTIIWVLLTAILVIFAMANWLPVTVTIWPGQVLDTKLPVLILAAFLIGSVPMWIALRTTRWSLKRRLDTSERQLADMRALANRPVEPVAAPTPVNDIPPSPLETP
- the pyrF gene encoding orotidine-5'-phosphate decarboxylase — its product is MSSPLYLAIDHPHLDAAVTLAQKVRHHVGGLKLGLEFFCANGHHGVHEMAKLGLPIFLDLKLHDIPNTVAKAIQALRPLEPAILTVHAAGGRAMLEEAKAVAGLNTKVVAVTVLTSLDAPDLEDIGVGGTPHDQVVRLAALAREAGLDGIVCSGQEVKAARKAWPGGFFVVPGVRPSNGSAGDQKRVVTPAQAMADGASILVVGRPISQSPDPDLAAREIEATL
- a CDS encoding phosphoribosylanthranilate isomerase — its product is MPPFVKICGLSTPDTVDAAIELGATHIGLVHYEPSSRHVDLKTAAELRKRAGRHVQVALLLVNASQQLTADALAAVRPDIIQFHGNETPEWLAVVKRLVPAQVWKAVGLKDAGTLDRIGKYQGIADRILFDAPAAAMPGGTGTRFDWSLLKNHRHSMDWGVAGGLTPANVAEAIAATGAPLVDVSSGVESAPGVKDVDKMAAFLKAVATC
- the trpB gene encoding tryptophan synthase subunit beta: MTDTTTLPNSLRTGPDARGHFGQFGGRYVAETLMPLILDLERHYRAAQADPAFKAEFDYLLEHYVGRPSPLWFAERLTEHLRAGADEGLGAKIYLKREDLNHTGAHKINNCIGQILLAKRMGKTKIIAETGAGQHGVATATVAALFGLPCTIFMGAVDVARQQPNVFRMKLLGAEVVAVESGAKTLKDAMNEALRHWVANVDDTFYIIGTVAGPHPYPQLVRDFQSVIGDEAKVQILAAEGRLPDMLIAPVGGGSNAIGLFHPFLDDPEVEIVGVEAAGEGLEGKHAASLAGGKPGILHGNKTYLLQDDDGQITEAHSISAGLDYPGIGPEHSWLHDIGRVRYEPVTDAEALASFQKLTKLEGIIPALESAHAVAAAERIAPTLGRDKIIIVNCSGRGDKDIFTVADALGVAL
- the trpA gene encoding tryptophan synthase subunit alpha, which produces MTRFATAFAKPHPALVTFITAGDGDTAANLDALVAGGADVIELGMPFTDPMADGPAIQQANLRSLAKGTTTTDIFTLAAAFRGRHPDVPLVLMGYANPMTIRGGDWFAAECAKAGVDGIICVDIPSEEDPELGPALRAAGVDLIRLATPTTDAARLPDVLNGASGFLYYVSVAGITGQQQAAQASIDEAVARLKAATDLPIAVGFGVRTPAQAAEIAKVADGVVVGSAFIDIIAEHGNAAAPHVEAFTRSLAAAIHGAKEIAA
- the accD gene encoding acetyl-CoA carboxylase, carboxyltransferase subunit beta, which translates into the protein MSWLDRVRNALPFAAKRDTADNLWHKCRQCQQMVFVKEWEDNLNVCPRCDHHDRIGATERFAQLFDGGQHEMLSAPPAPEDPLKFRDTKKYVDRIKAARAQTGDRDAYQNAFGRIAGQPAVVGVQDFAFMGGSMGVAVGEAFVAGVEQAIKRRCPYIAITAAGGARMQEGTLSLMQMPRATVALARLRRAGLPYVVLLTDPTTGGVTASYAMLGDVQISEPKALIGFAGQRVIENTIREKLPEGFQRAEYLLDHGMIDMVVHRKELPETLGRLIGYLAPEKAA
- a CDS encoding glutamate ligase domain-containing protein, whose product is MPDHARSSDPAVQTQLDRLAALSPGRDILGLERVAELCARLGNPQNQLPRTFHVAGTNGKGSTCAYLRAILEAQGRRVHSYTSPHLVRFNERIRLAGTLIDNTLLAALLEEVLDVAADLRASFFEITTAAALLAFARIPADDCIIEVGLGGRLDATNIIPPPAVCGIASLGIDHEAFLLAPEDGTPDDPAVRIAWEKAGIFKPGAALATLAYPESLMQIISERAATVGGTLFSEGDTWRVDAAGDGFHWRSEFGSIEAPLHTRMPGAHQHRNAGLAIAMLSIAPHPRPREAEVVQGIANAFWPGRMQRLNKGPLTARLPVDRDLWVDGGHNLDAARELAKLLAGSLARDQKIDVVLGMLANKDAAGFLTLLAPHIARVAAVPIAGHEHHSPAALAEIARQAGIANAMVASDIGAAIDDLAANNPAPATLISGSLYLVGQALDLNAQLPV